In Zingiber officinale cultivar Zhangliang chromosome 1A, Zo_v1.1, whole genome shotgun sequence, a genomic segment contains:
- the LOC122015465 gene encoding uncharacterized protein LOC122015465 isoform X2 — protein sequence MAKLFEDAEFWLPAEILGDDEFFLGNRAGDGKPAGLPAVNLRRELPFGFAASLDSPVESVTDEEENYVAGLTKQMAHYFLQDDDKEVEVEVSAGAADNSRAMSGSPQSTLCAWAASSNKGSPNGPSLVSSPPTLSPLKVRGKAENPRDMLHEAAGQVMRLRLDELGRQESLYHRGILGAHRTSPTASAPKKVDAGFLSPNPVLSQQQLQAARFYHLKRQLAIKQQLSAAAWVKQAKLKPSAGCGRYCETPYCRPLDLPASAWPPLRKPPPAQTHPPLASPGTGMRAVFLHTAGARKESAGTGVFLPRTAVHQLEPKKKTGCSTVLVPDRVVRALNLNFDEFAAQPRCSGGFVLSHALIGRSNVVPSHHNKPHHKLSTQPPTGLAAYPASAAAVPTVHETGLPQEWTY from the exons ATGGCGAAGTTGTTTGAGGATGCGGAGTTTTGGCTGCCCGCCGAGATCCTTGGCGACGACGAGTTCTTTCTCGGAAATCGCGCCGGAGATGGGAAGCCGGCAGGTTTGCCGGCCGTTAACTTGCGTAGAGAGTTACCTTTTGGGTTCGCGGCGAGTCTGGACTCGCCGGTGGAGTCGGTCACGGACGAGGAGGAGAACTACGTGGCCGGGCTCACGAAGCAGATGGCTCATTACTTTTTGCAAGACGACGACAAGGAGGTCGAGGTCGAAGTCTCTGCTGGAGCGGCGGACAACTCGAGG GCTATGTCCGGCTCGCCTCAGTCCACGCTTTGTGCGTGGGCGGCTTCCTCCAACAAGGGAAGCCCGAATGGACCCTCGTTGGTGTCGTCGCCGCCGACGTTGTCCCCGCTAAAGGTGAGGGGGAAGGCGGAGAACCCTCGTGATATGCTTCACGAGGCAGCGGGGCAGGTGATGCGTTTGCGACTCGACGAGCTCGGCCGTCAAGAGAGCTTATATCATCGGGGGATTCTCGGGGCGCATAGGACTTCGCCGACTGCCTCTGCTCCGAAGAAAGTCGACGCCGGGTTTTTGTCCCCGAATCCTGTTCTTAGCCAACAACAGTTACAAGCTGCCCGC TTTTACCACTTGAAGAGGCAACTAGCGATAAAGCAGCAGCTCTCGGCGGCGGCCTGGGTAAAACAGGCCAAACTCAAACCATCCGCCGGCTGCGGACGGTACTGCGAAACTCCCTACTGCCGTCCGTTGGATCTTCCCGCGTCAGCGTGGCCACCGTTGCGAAAACCCCCTCCAGCTCAAACGCATCCGCCACTCGCCTCACCGGGTACCGGCATGCGTGCTGTGTTCCTTCACACCGCAGGAGCCCGAAAGGAGTCCGCCGGCACCGGCGTTTTCCTTCCCCGCACTGCCGTCCATCAGCTCGAACCAAAGAAAAAGACAG GCTGTTCCACCGTTTTGGTGCCCGACAGGGTAGTACGAGCCTTGAACCTGAACTTTGATGAGTTCGCAGCCCAACCACGCTGCTCTGGAGGATTTGTTCTCAGCCATG CTCTCATTGGGCGAAGCAACGTCGTGCCGTCCCATCACAATAAGCCCCACCACAAACTCAGCACGCAACCGCCGACTGGTCTCGCAGCATATCCAGCATCAGCCGCAGCAGTACCAACTGTTCACGAGACGGGACTGCCACAGGAGTGGACATACTGA
- the LOC122015465 gene encoding uncharacterized protein LOC122015465 isoform X1, with product MAKLFEDAEFWLPAEILGDDEFFLGNRAGDGKPAGLPAVNLRRELPFGFAASLDSPVESVTDEEENYVAGLTKQMAHYFLQDDDKEVEVEVSAGAADNSRAMSGSPQSTLCAWAASSNKGSPNGPSLVSSPPTLSPLKVRGKAENPRDMLHEAAGQVMRLRLDELGRQESLYHRGILGAHRTSPTASAPKKVDAGFLSPNPVLSQQQLQAARFYHLKRQLAIKQQLSAAAWVKQAKLKPSAGCGRYCETPYCRPLDLPASAWPPLRKPPPAQTHPPLASPGTGMRAVFLHTAGARKESAGTGVFLPRTAVHQLEPKKKTGCSTVLVPDRVVRALNLNFDEFAAQPRCSGGFVLSHEALIGRSNVVPSHHNKPHHKLSTQPPTGLAAYPASAAAVPTVHETGLPQEWTY from the exons ATGGCGAAGTTGTTTGAGGATGCGGAGTTTTGGCTGCCCGCCGAGATCCTTGGCGACGACGAGTTCTTTCTCGGAAATCGCGCCGGAGATGGGAAGCCGGCAGGTTTGCCGGCCGTTAACTTGCGTAGAGAGTTACCTTTTGGGTTCGCGGCGAGTCTGGACTCGCCGGTGGAGTCGGTCACGGACGAGGAGGAGAACTACGTGGCCGGGCTCACGAAGCAGATGGCTCATTACTTTTTGCAAGACGACGACAAGGAGGTCGAGGTCGAAGTCTCTGCTGGAGCGGCGGACAACTCGAGG GCTATGTCCGGCTCGCCTCAGTCCACGCTTTGTGCGTGGGCGGCTTCCTCCAACAAGGGAAGCCCGAATGGACCCTCGTTGGTGTCGTCGCCGCCGACGTTGTCCCCGCTAAAGGTGAGGGGGAAGGCGGAGAACCCTCGTGATATGCTTCACGAGGCAGCGGGGCAGGTGATGCGTTTGCGACTCGACGAGCTCGGCCGTCAAGAGAGCTTATATCATCGGGGGATTCTCGGGGCGCATAGGACTTCGCCGACTGCCTCTGCTCCGAAGAAAGTCGACGCCGGGTTTTTGTCCCCGAATCCTGTTCTTAGCCAACAACAGTTACAAGCTGCCCGC TTTTACCACTTGAAGAGGCAACTAGCGATAAAGCAGCAGCTCTCGGCGGCGGCCTGGGTAAAACAGGCCAAACTCAAACCATCCGCCGGCTGCGGACGGTACTGCGAAACTCCCTACTGCCGTCCGTTGGATCTTCCCGCGTCAGCGTGGCCACCGTTGCGAAAACCCCCTCCAGCTCAAACGCATCCGCCACTCGCCTCACCGGGTACCGGCATGCGTGCTGTGTTCCTTCACACCGCAGGAGCCCGAAAGGAGTCCGCCGGCACCGGCGTTTTCCTTCCCCGCACTGCCGTCCATCAGCTCGAACCAAAGAAAAAGACAG GCTGTTCCACCGTTTTGGTGCCCGACAGGGTAGTACGAGCCTTGAACCTGAACTTTGATGAGTTCGCAGCCCAACCACGCTGCTCTGGAGGATTTGTTCTCAGCCATG AAGCTCTCATTGGGCGAAGCAACGTCGTGCCGTCCCATCACAATAAGCCCCACCACAAACTCAGCACGCAACCGCCGACTGGTCTCGCAGCATATCCAGCATCAGCCGCAGCAGTACCAACTGTTCACGAGACGGGACTGCCACAGGAGTGGACATACTGA